From Mesobacillus jeotgali, the proteins below share one genomic window:
- a CDS encoding glycosyltransferase, whose product MKKKVLIASFDLAIGGVERSLIGLLNSIDYQKYEVDLMLFKHEGEFFSLLPEGPYLLPENPAYSTFRKSVSQIIRDGRYPIAVSRLLARYKSSIKGKMMKVEEHGYLTIQYGWELTRPFLPELSKEYDLAIGFLWPHHFIGEKVKAKRKVGWVHTDYSNIFIDKKTEMKMWKNLDQIVAVSEECSNAFVNQFPQLKEKTIVIENILSQDFVRQQAEVQIAQEIKKEPGKNIIMSVGRLSHAKGFDNAIQACRQLINKGYDIAWYVVGYGPLEYELRKLIAELGVENHFFLLGKKMNPYPYIKACDIYVQPSRYEGKAVTIREAQILGKPVIITNFPTAKSQVKDGVDGLITPMKIEGIVEGLQKLLDNPALKEELIKNTRSMDYGNKNEVQKIYSLINA is encoded by the coding sequence ATGAAGAAGAAAGTATTGATCGCTTCATTTGATTTAGCCATCGGCGGTGTTGAACGAAGTCTGATTGGGTTGTTGAATAGCATTGACTATCAAAAATATGAGGTTGATTTAATGCTCTTTAAGCATGAAGGAGAGTTCTTTTCGTTATTGCCTGAAGGACCGTATTTGCTCCCGGAGAATCCAGCTTACAGTACATTCAGGAAATCGGTATCACAGATTATCCGAGATGGCCGATATCCTATTGCCGTTTCTAGGTTATTAGCTAGGTATAAAAGCAGCATCAAAGGAAAAATGATGAAGGTTGAGGAACATGGATATTTAACGATCCAATATGGCTGGGAGCTTACACGTCCTTTTTTGCCTGAATTATCAAAGGAGTATGATCTTGCGATTGGTTTCTTATGGCCGCATCATTTCATCGGGGAAAAAGTAAAGGCGAAAAGAAAAGTCGGTTGGGTCCATACGGATTATTCCAATATTTTTATTGATAAAAAGACGGAAATGAAAATGTGGAAAAATTTGGACCAAATAGTCGCAGTTTCAGAGGAATGTTCGAACGCCTTTGTAAACCAGTTTCCACAATTAAAAGAAAAGACAATCGTCATAGAAAATATCCTCTCTCAGGATTTTGTAAGACAGCAAGCTGAAGTCCAGATTGCGCAGGAGATCAAAAAAGAACCAGGTAAAAACATTATTATGTCAGTTGGCCGGCTTTCTCATGCGAAAGGGTTTGACAATGCAATACAGGCATGCAGGCAATTGATAAATAAAGGATATGATATTGCCTGGTATGTTGTAGGATATGGCCCTCTGGAATATGAGCTGCGTAAACTTATAGCTGAGTTAGGGGTAGAAAATCATTTTTTCCTTCTCGGTAAAAAAATGAATCCCTATCCTTACATAAAAGCATGCGATATCTATGTTCAGCCTTCAAGATATGAGGGGAAAGCAGTAACCATTCGAGAAGCGCAGATACTTGGAAAACCAGTTATCATTACCAACTTTCCAACGGCAAAAAGTCAGGTGAAAGATGGGGTAGATGGACTTATTACTCCAATGAAAATTGAAGGCATTGTTGAAGGACTCCAAAAGTTACTTGATAATCCTGCTTTAAAAGAAGAGTTAATCAAAAATACAAGGTCAATGGATTATGGAAATAAAAATGAAGTCCAGAAGATTTACAGCTTAATAAATGCATAA